The following proteins are co-located in the Desulfonatronum thiodismutans genome:
- a CDS encoding sulfurtransferase TusA family protein, with amino-acid sequence MSEPLDVSALEALRVERVFDGGDLDCGSGLILLIRENMLQTPVGQILEMRSREPTVNDDLPPWCRMAGHEYLGRLEGPGYARYFLRRGAPKTDQTAPSDDQALVEDKKKATEYEWRMRVRSTGNLKSTVYCRNFSWDLGQPASFKDKDAYPCAVEALLGALGGALSSGFATDCAREGLDVDDVEITVRGKLHNILAHMGLEVGDPSFAGIELKCFASTMDDEAKVRRVWDQTVARSPIAATLAKAVELNIKFAVV; translated from the coding sequence ATGAGTGAACCACTTGATGTTTCCGCCCTGGAGGCGTTGCGGGTGGAACGGGTCTTTGACGGCGGGGATCTGGACTGCGGGTCCGGGTTGATCCTCCTGATCCGGGAGAACATGCTCCAGACTCCGGTGGGGCAAATTCTGGAGATGCGCAGCCGGGAACCTACGGTCAACGACGATCTGCCGCCCTGGTGCCGGATGGCCGGGCACGAATATCTGGGCCGTCTGGAAGGTCCGGGATATGCCCGATATTTTCTCCGGCGCGGAGCCCCCAAGACGGATCAAACCGCTCCATCCGACGACCAGGCCCTGGTAGAGGACAAGAAAAAGGCCACGGAATACGAATGGCGGATGCGGGTCCGGTCCACGGGCAACCTGAAAAGCACGGTGTATTGCCGCAATTTTTCCTGGGATTTAGGACAACCGGCCAGCTTCAAGGACAAGGACGCTTATCCGTGCGCGGTGGAAGCCTTATTGGGCGCGCTGGGCGGGGCGCTCAGCAGCGGGTTTGCCACGGACTGCGCCCGTGAAGGCCTGGACGTGGACGACGTGGAAATCACGGTTCGCGGCAAGCTCCACAACATCCTGGCGCACATGGGCCTGGAAGTGGGCGATCCTTCTTTTGCCGGGATCGAGCTGAAATGCTTCGCCTCGACCATGGACGACGAAGCCAAGGTCCGTCGGGTCTGGGACCAAACCGTGGCCCGCTCGCCCATCGCGGCCACCCTGGCCAAGGCGGTTGAGCTGAACATCAAATTCGCTGTGGTGTGA
- a CDS encoding hydrogenase small subunit yields MKFSVGLARDEAEKRLANRGVNRRDFMKFCAAVAAAMGMEASFAKQVAAALTDPRRPSVVYFHFAECTGCSMAVVRTVNPYIDELILDTISLDYHETLMAAAGDPAEAALEQAVTSPHGFIAVVEGAIPTKDNGVYGMVGGHTMLEMAQKYLPKAQAVIAIGACATFGGVQAADPNPTEAMGVNELMEHLGLPTRAINIAGCPPSPYNFVGTVVHLLTKGMPELDRLNRPKMFYGESVHELCERLDHFFNYEFAPSFDSEEARKGWCLYEVGCKGPDTYNNCPKVKFNETNWPVQAGHPCIGCSEPKFWDQLSPFYKPV; encoded by the coding sequence ATGAAATTCAGTGTTGGCTTGGCCAGAGACGAAGCCGAAAAACGGCTCGCGAATCGTGGCGTCAATCGTCGCGATTTCATGAAATTCTGTGCCGCGGTGGCGGCGGCCATGGGCATGGAGGCCTCGTTCGCCAAACAAGTCGCGGCCGCGCTCACTGATCCGCGCCGCCCGTCCGTGGTATATTTCCACTTCGCTGAATGCACGGGTTGCTCCATGGCCGTGGTGCGCACGGTCAATCCCTACATCGACGAACTGATCCTGGACACCATTTCCCTGGACTATCACGAAACCCTGATGGCCGCGGCCGGCGATCCAGCTGAAGCCGCCCTGGAGCAGGCCGTCACCTCGCCCCACGGATTCATCGCCGTGGTGGAAGGTGCCATTCCGACCAAGGACAACGGCGTTTACGGCATGGTCGGCGGACACACCATGCTGGAAATGGCCCAGAAGTACCTGCCCAAGGCCCAGGCCGTCATCGCCATCGGCGCCTGCGCGACCTTCGGCGGCGTCCAGGCCGCGGACCCCAATCCCACGGAAGCCATGGGCGTGAACGAACTGATGGAACACCTCGGACTGCCGACCCGGGCCATCAACATCGCCGGCTGTCCCCCTAGTCCCTACAACTTCGTCGGGACCGTGGTGCATCTGCTGACCAAGGGCATGCCGGAACTGGATCGCCTGAATCGCCCGAAAATGTTCTACGGCGAATCGGTCCATGAACTCTGCGAGCGGCTGGATCATTTTTTCAACTACGAGTTCGCTCCATCCTTCGACTCCGAAGAGGCCAGAAAAGGCTGGTGTCTGTATGAGGTCGGCTGCAAGGGACCGGACACCTACAACAACTGTCCCAAGGTCAAGTTCAACGAAACCAACTGGCCCGTACAGGCCGGTCATCCCTGCATCGGCTGCAGCGAGCCGAAGTTTTGGGATCAGCTCAGCCCGTTCTACAAACCGGTTTAA
- a CDS encoding sugar phosphate isomerase/epimerase family protein: MNGSSPTPSPTLAFTAAASDPASRLHWVGELAAAVEFSPDPNHLDRLAEMILPFLAQSRFVRFHTRYFEHELGHADPVLADLALEAHLRTLRAMVGLGEPVVTVHTGLDPSQPVHESTFMDNLARLVAHGKDLGIVVCLENLRCGPSSEPANVLRWAERTGAMITLDVGHALGSEAARDGRFPAERFVDLFADRLFEVHIYGREDDQGHHPIEDIVPFRPLIAKLLQTECVWWTIELQRPEHALATRALLLDELDQVVPPSHLSHCEAEPYSAFPIRSRSAALGPRRPCFPLNF; encoded by the coding sequence ATGAACGGCTCATCTCCAACCCCTTCCCCGACCCTGGCCTTTACCGCGGCCGCCTCGGACCCGGCTTCCAGGCTGCATTGGGTAGGCGAGCTAGCCGCCGCGGTGGAGTTTTCACCGGATCCGAATCATCTGGACCGGCTTGCGGAGATGATCCTGCCGTTTCTGGCCCAAAGTCGTTTCGTCCGGTTCCATACCAGATATTTTGAACACGAACTGGGCCACGCCGACCCGGTCCTGGCCGATCTGGCCCTGGAGGCACATTTGCGTACCCTGCGGGCCATGGTCGGGCTGGGCGAGCCCGTGGTCACGGTGCATACCGGACTCGACCCGAGCCAACCGGTGCATGAGTCGACATTCATGGACAACTTGGCTCGCTTGGTGGCCCACGGGAAAGACCTGGGCATCGTGGTCTGCTTGGAAAATCTGCGCTGTGGCCCATCCAGTGAACCGGCAAACGTATTGCGTTGGGCCGAGCGAACCGGAGCCATGATCACCCTGGACGTCGGCCACGCCTTGGGCTCGGAGGCCGCGCGCGACGGCCGTTTCCCGGCGGAACGGTTCGTGGATCTTTTCGCGGACAGGCTGTTCGAGGTTCATATTTACGGACGTGAAGACGACCAAGGTCATCATCCCATTGAGGACATCGTCCCGTTCAGGCCGCTCATAGCCAAGCTCCTGCAGACCGAGTGCGTCTGGTGGACCATTGAATTGCAGCGCCCTGAGCACGCCCTGGCCACTCGGGCCTTGCTCCTGGATGAATTGGATCAAGTCGTCCCGCCATCTCACCTCAGTCATTGCGAAGCGGAGCCATATTCGGCTTTCCCGATTCGGTCCCGATCTGCCGCGCTTGGGCCAAGACGCCCCTGTTTTCCCTTGAATTTTTAA
- a CDS encoding sulfurtransferase TusA family protein, translating to MTQEHSPTPSDSPNTFREEMPPQEWNFDEEFDGGEETCGRVIINLYTYLLPMPPGTKVLLISKDPAAPIEFPAWCRMTRNTLLDMRPPYYLIEYKPEWKKEQPHGEPILRDHQPLPH from the coding sequence ATGACCCAAGAACACTCTCCGACTCCCAGCGACTCACCGAACACCTTCCGGGAAGAAATGCCCCCTCAGGAATGGAATTTCGACGAAGAATTCGACGGCGGGGAGGAAACCTGCGGGCGGGTGATCATCAATCTCTACACCTATCTGCTGCCCATGCCGCCAGGAACCAAGGTCCTGCTCATCTCCAAGGACCCGGCCGCGCCCATCGAGTTTCCGGCCTGGTGTCGGATGACCAGGAACACCCTTCTGGACATGCGGCCCCCATACTATCTCATCGAATACAAACCCGAATGGAAAAAGGAGCAACCCCATGGCGAACCGATTCTGCGTGACCATCAGCCACTGCCGCACTGA
- a CDS encoding 4Fe-4S dicluster domain-containing protein produces the protein MQGKTFFIDLTKCTACRGCQVACKQWKKLPAEETKNWGSFQNPKDLSFNTLKLVRFSEVEENGEFKNWYFFPDQCRHCVHPPCKMVGDMYDDTAILHDPETGAILFTDRTKNLDGEEIRTSCPYDIPRWDETKVQAKCDMCLDRVQNGLLPACVLSCPTGTMHFGDRGEMLELAGKRLAEVRAYRPNAVLVDPEDTRVVYLCEESPRRYHGYAMAQADVPGTLSRKRVLAAVASPVRRLFG, from the coding sequence ATGCAAGGAAAAACGTTTTTCATCGACCTGACCAAATGTACGGCCTGTCGGGGCTGCCAGGTAGCCTGCAAGCAATGGAAGAAGCTGCCCGCCGAGGAAACCAAAAACTGGGGCTCGTTCCAGAACCCCAAGGATCTCTCCTTCAACACGTTAAAGCTGGTCCGGTTCTCCGAAGTGGAAGAGAACGGCGAATTCAAGAACTGGTATTTCTTTCCGGACCAATGTCGGCATTGCGTGCATCCGCCGTGCAAGATGGTCGGCGACATGTACGACGACACAGCCATCCTGCACGATCCGGAAACCGGCGCGATCCTTTTTACGGACCGCACCAAGAATCTGGACGGCGAGGAGATTCGGACGTCCTGCCCCTACGACATCCCCCGCTGGGATGAAACCAAGGTGCAGGCCAAGTGCGACATGTGTCTGGACCGGGTGCAGAATGGGCTGTTGCCGGCCTGCGTGCTGTCCTGTCCCACCGGGACGATGCATTTTGGGGACCGTGGGGAAATGCTGGAACTGGCCGGGAAGCGCTTGGCCGAAGTCCGGGCCTACCGACCCAACGCCGTGCTGGTTGATCCGGAGGATACCCGGGTCGTCTACCTGTGCGAGGAAAGCCCCCGCAGGTATCACGGCTACGCCATGGCCCAGGCGGACGTCCCAGGAACATTGAGCCGGAAAAGGGTGCTGGCTGCCGTGGCCTCGCCGGTCCGGCGTCTATTCGGATAA
- a CDS encoding (Fe-S)-binding protein produces the protein MPRNPQEIKPPETASRIAEACTRCGTCVRRCAFLNKYGMPGDIARQVLTGDSTVDPYECSLCNLCAAVCPEGLAPGDLFLDRRRLAADQGLVDFKPYAQLLGYEKLGHSRLFAWYPPTPAKTVFFPGCTLPGTRPRITWKFFEALRECEPTTAMVLDCCHKPSHDLGRQSYFLDQFRDIRDRLLALGVERIVVACPNCHKVFRKYGDGLTVATVYEVLAQDQARITDKTALASPRTTVQITVHDPCPLRDQVGVHQAVRALLAARGYGIREMRDSGARTLCCGEGGAVGFKNPALAATWIEKRRAQAQGDRIITYCAGCTGFLDRAAPTSHLGDVLFEPEKAMRGRSQAAKTPMTYWNRLWLKRRLIRDA, from the coding sequence ATGCCGAGAAATCCCCAGGAAATAAAACCGCCTGAAACCGCGAGCCGCATTGCCGAAGCCTGTACCCGTTGCGGAACCTGTGTTCGCCGGTGTGCCTTTCTGAACAAGTACGGCATGCCCGGGGACATCGCTCGCCAAGTGCTGACCGGGGATTCCACCGTCGATCCCTACGAATGCAGTCTGTGCAACCTTTGCGCCGCGGTCTGCCCGGAAGGACTCGCTCCGGGCGACCTGTTCCTGGACCGGCGTCGTTTGGCCGCGGACCAGGGTTTGGTGGACTTCAAACCCTACGCGCAGCTGCTCGGCTACGAAAAACTCGGCCACTCTCGCCTCTTTGCCTGGTATCCGCCCACGCCCGCGAAAACGGTATTCTTTCCGGGCTGCACTCTTCCCGGCACCCGTCCCCGAATCACGTGGAAATTTTTCGAGGCCTTGCGCGAATGTGAACCAACGACGGCCATGGTTCTGGACTGCTGCCACAAGCCGTCCCACGACTTGGGGCGGCAATCCTATTTTCTCGATCAATTCCGGGACATTCGGGATCGTCTCCTGGCCCTGGGCGTGGAACGGATCGTCGTGGCCTGCCCCAACTGCCACAAGGTCTTCAGGAAGTACGGGGACGGGCTGACGGTCGCCACGGTGTACGAAGTCCTGGCCCAAGATCAGGCCCGGATAACGGATAAGACCGCTTTGGCGTCACCGCGCACGACCGTTCAAATCACGGTCCACGATCCCTGCCCTCTGCGGGACCAGGTTGGAGTCCACCAGGCCGTGCGTGCGCTCCTGGCGGCTCGGGGCTATGGCATTCGGGAAATGAGAGACAGCGGGGCGCGAACCCTTTGCTGCGGGGAAGGTGGTGCCGTGGGATTCAAAAATCCAGCCCTGGCAGCGACATGGATCGAAAAGCGACGCGCCCAGGCCCAAGGCGACCGGATCATCACCTACTGCGCCGGTTGCACCGGATTCCTGGACCGCGCCGCACCCACAAGTCATCTGGGAGACGTACTGTTCGAGCCGGAAAAGGCCATGCGGGGCCGAAGCCAGGCGGCCAAGACCCCGATGACCTATTGGAACAGGTTGTGGTTAAAACGGAGACTCATTCGAGACGCCTAG
- a CDS encoding DsrE family protein produces MANRFCVTISHCRTDGDKATLGFVVANAAQGSEKETMIFLSTDGVYCAVNGEAEKIDEGAPFAPLKELITKFVNAGGKIYVCTPCLKKRGLSEADLIEGAVPAGGAALVEWLSADPACVAY; encoded by the coding sequence ATGGCGAACCGATTCTGCGTGACCATCAGCCACTGCCGCACTGACGGCGACAAGGCCACCCTGGGCTTCGTGGTGGCCAACGCGGCCCAGGGCAGCGAGAAGGAAACCATGATCTTTCTGAGCACGGACGGCGTGTACTGCGCGGTCAACGGCGAGGCGGAAAAGATTGATGAAGGCGCACCCTTTGCCCCGCTCAAGGAACTGATCACCAAGTTCGTCAATGCCGGTGGCAAAATCTACGTCTGCACCCCCTGCTTGAAAAAACGCGGCCTGTCCGAAGCCGACCTGATTGAGGGCGCGGTCCCGGCCGGCGGCGCGGCCCTGGTGGAATGGCTTTCCGCTGATCCGGCCTGCGTGGCGTATTAG
- a CDS encoding cobalamin-independent methionine synthase II family protein, translated as MFTTTQVGSWPRSKTMLKALRDRRLERMSRAEFNAVADEEVRRTIRIQEEAGLDVVVDGEHRRDNFYSFITEKVAGTKLMSLAEMLDEVEDKSGFEEMLGTLDVPASAIRNPTCVGRLERREPLAVDDFRFVKQLTDKPVKITLPGPYLLSRSMWVSNYTKKAYRDQGELGDDVVRILRDELRELAEAGCEFVQFDEPVLTEVVMSAECGRRTFMUATLATRRDVGVELEYAAELINRIIEGIAAPPHGPRIGLHICRGNWSTREDVLLTGDYTPLLPALTRMRVHQFVLEYATPRAGEIAVVGEALSGAVPGTDRPRELGLGVVNPRTTKAETPEEIVAKAELALRHYRPEQLFLNTDCGFGCFANRCVNVEEVAAAKIRNIVLAARELRERHG; from the coding sequence ATGTTTACGACAACGCAAGTGGGCAGCTGGCCCCGCTCCAAAACCATGCTTAAGGCATTGCGCGACCGGCGGCTGGAGCGGATGTCCCGGGCCGAGTTCAACGCCGTGGCCGACGAGGAAGTCCGGCGCACCATACGCATCCAGGAGGAAGCCGGACTGGATGTGGTGGTGGACGGTGAGCACCGCCGGGACAATTTCTACTCCTTCATCACCGAAAAGGTGGCCGGAACCAAACTGATGAGCCTGGCCGAAATGCTGGACGAGGTGGAGGACAAGTCCGGATTCGAGGAAATGCTGGGCACGTTGGACGTCCCGGCCTCGGCCATCCGCAATCCCACCTGCGTGGGGCGACTGGAGCGGCGCGAGCCCCTGGCCGTGGACGACTTCCGATTCGTAAAGCAGCTCACGGACAAGCCGGTGAAGATCACCTTGCCTGGGCCGTACCTGCTCAGCCGTTCGATGTGGGTGTCCAACTACACAAAAAAAGCCTACCGCGACCAAGGCGAGCTGGGCGACGACGTGGTGCGGATCCTGCGCGACGAACTGCGGGAACTGGCCGAGGCCGGTTGCGAATTCGTCCAGTTCGACGAGCCGGTGCTCACCGAAGTGGTCATGTCCGCGGAGTGCGGCCGCCGAACCTTCATGTGAGCGACTCTGGCCACCCGCCGGGATGTGGGTGTTGAACTGGAGTACGCCGCGGAACTGATTAACCGCATTATTGAAGGCATTGCCGCCCCGCCCCATGGGCCGCGCATCGGTCTGCATATTTGCCGGGGCAACTGGAGCACCCGGGAGGACGTCCTGCTCACGGGAGATTATACCCCCCTGTTACCGGCCCTGACTCGGATGCGCGTTCATCAATTCGTCCTGGAGTACGCCACGCCCCGAGCCGGGGAGATCGCTGTGGTCGGAGAGGCCCTGTCCGGGGCCGTGCCCGGAACGGACCGCCCTCGGGAACTCGGCCTGGGCGTGGTCAACCCACGAACCACCAAGGCCGAAACGCCCGAGGAAATCGTGGCCAAGGCCGAGCTGGCTCTTCGCCACTATCGCCCGGAGCAGCTTTTCCTGAACACGGACTGCGGCTTCGGCTGCTTCGCCAACCGCTGCGTAAACGTGGAAGAGGTGGCCGCGGCCAAAATCCGGAACATCGTCCTGGCTGCCCGGGAGCTTCGGGAGCGGCATGGATGA
- a CDS encoding IscA/HesB family protein has product MIEITPSVKEQLDNHFQGKAQSPIRVYLAAGCGGERLSLALDTEQETDLVQELSGYTFLVDKELSEKAGVIKIDMTPYGFAVSSEVQVGGGGGGCGGSCSSC; this is encoded by the coding sequence ATGATTGAAATCACCCCTTCCGTGAAAGAACAATTGGACAACCATTTTCAGGGTAAGGCGCAATCTCCGATTCGGGTCTATCTGGCCGCCGGATGCGGCGGAGAGCGGCTCTCTCTGGCTTTGGACACGGAGCAGGAGACGGATCTGGTGCAGGAACTCAGCGGCTATACCTTTCTCGTGGACAAGGAATTGAGCGAAAAAGCCGGGGTTATCAAGATCGACATGACGCCGTACGGATTCGCCGTCTCCTCCGAGGTCCAGGTGGGCGGCGGAGGCGGAGGTTGCGGAGGAAGTTGTTCGTCTTGTTGA
- a CDS encoding alkaline phosphatase family protein: MMPDKCLLIVLDGLGDRSHEVLDWRTPLQAACTPHLDSLARNGANGLYHAGSLGEALPSETAHFAMFGYDREDFPGRGPLEALGAGVDLARDEVAVLAHFAALEERDGCLALVRDVPRANAEEVAELIRAVDTWEQDGIRIRYVPVKGVFGVLVLSGEVSPDITDTGPMRDGRFLPDVLPLVSKHSGKGGADGTGSEEVRARKTARVLRAYLLHAWRTLREHPLNDRRRRAGSPPITGLVTQRAGRLRPVLPFSRRCGLRGLSIASGAVFRGLARYLGLDWQAPRNTGNLRADFAHDLADVPEHFTRHDFIHLHTKAPDEAGHAKDPLLKKAVIETLDQALGTVENSLLKDPDLLVVVTADHSTPSSGNMIHSGEPVPLVLHGAGVRRDVVDRFDEIHAASGCLGGVRGAELFRLILNHLDMARLEGIRDSPEDCLYWPGDYQPLRVS, from the coding sequence ATGATGCCCGACAAATGCCTGCTGATCGTTCTGGACGGACTGGGGGACCGCTCCCATGAGGTCTTGGATTGGCGAACCCCGCTCCAGGCCGCCTGCACGCCGCACCTGGACAGCCTAGCCCGAAACGGCGCCAACGGCCTGTACCATGCCGGGAGTCTGGGCGAGGCTCTGCCCAGTGAAACCGCGCACTTCGCCATGTTTGGCTATGATCGGGAGGATTTTCCAGGGCGGGGGCCTTTGGAAGCCTTGGGGGCCGGGGTGGATCTGGCCCGGGACGAGGTCGCGGTCCTGGCCCATTTCGCGGCCCTGGAGGAACGGGACGGCTGCCTGGCTTTGGTCCGGGACGTTCCCCGGGCTAATGCGGAGGAGGTCGCCGAACTGATTCGGGCCGTGGACACGTGGGAACAGGACGGCATCCGCATCCGGTACGTCCCGGTCAAGGGCGTGTTCGGGGTGCTGGTCCTTTCCGGCGAGGTTTCTCCGGACATCACGGACACCGGGCCGATGCGCGACGGCCGGTTCCTGCCGGACGTGCTGCCCTTGGTCTCGAAACACTCCGGAAAAGGGGGAGCAGATGGGACGGGGAGCGAGGAGGTTCGCGCTCGGAAAACGGCCCGTGTGCTGCGGGCCTATTTGCTGCATGCCTGGCGCACCCTGCGGGAGCATCCCCTCAATGATCGCCGCCGACGGGCCGGGTCTCCGCCCATCACCGGGTTGGTCACCCAGCGTGCGGGAAGATTGCGCCCGGTGCTCCCGTTTTCCCGACGCTGCGGCCTGCGCGGACTGAGTATCGCCTCGGGCGCGGTGTTTCGGGGTTTGGCCCGGTATCTGGGGTTGGACTGGCAAGCGCCGCGGAACACCGGCAACCTGCGGGCGGACTTTGCCCATGACCTGGCCGACGTGCCGGAGCACTTTACCCGGCACGACTTCATCCACCTGCACACCAAAGCCCCGGACGAGGCGGGCCACGCCAAGGATCCCTTGCTCAAGAAAGCGGTGATCGAGACCTTGGATCAGGCCCTTGGGACCGTTGAAAATTCCTTACTGAAAGATCCGGACCTGCTGGTGGTGGTCACCGCGGATCACTCCACGCCCAGCTCCGGCAACATGATCCACTCCGGCGAACCCGTGCCGTTGGTCCTGCACGGGGCCGGAGTCCGACGGGATGTGGTGGATCGCTTCGATGAGATCCACGCCGCGTCGGGGTGCCTGGGCGGCGTGCGCGGCGCGGAGCTGTTCCGGTTGATCCTGAACCATCTGGACATGGCCCGCCTGGAAGGGATCCGGGACTCCCCGGAGGACTGCCTGTATTGGCCCGGAGACTACCAGCCCCTGCGTGTCTCTTAA
- a CDS encoding nickel-dependent hydrogenase large subunit, which produces MSGCKPQGAPVVPVTPQSNYSGPVVVDPLTRIEGHLRLEVEVDNGKVKNAWSSSQLYRGLETILKGRDPRDAQHFTQRACGVCTYTHALASTRCLDDAVGVDIPDNARLIRNLVMGTQTFVDHLIHFYVLHALDWVDVTSALKADPIKAAKIANNISPRPTSAEDLKAVQDKLTAFVNQGQLGIFTNADFLGGHPAYYLPPEVNLIATAHYLEALRLQIKGSRAMAIFGGKVPHTQFTISGGVTCYDALRPERIEEYRALYRETRDFIEQVYIPDLLAVASYYKDWAGIGGCTNYLCFGEFPQVEKDINSRWYPQGVIMNRDLTNVKDFDPAAIYEHVAASWYEGTEARHPYEGVTEPKYTSLDDKERYSWMKAPRYQDESMEVGPLAQVLVAYAKGQPEVKAAVDLVLNHLGVGADALHSTLGRTAARGIHALTVVQKTEAWLDELAENVKRGDTKIAENHEMPDEAEGVGYCDAPRGALSHWIKIKGGKIENFQLVVPSTWNLGPRCDKGKLGPVEEALINTPIADPKRPVELLRTVHSFDPCIACGVHVIDSKTNQVHEFKIL; this is translated from the coding sequence ATGTCTGGCTGTAAGCCCCAAGGTGCTCCGGTCGTCCCGGTCACCCCGCAAAGCAACTATTCCGGTCCCGTGGTTGTTGATCCATTGACCAGGATCGAAGGTCACCTGCGCCTGGAGGTGGAGGTGGACAACGGCAAGGTCAAGAACGCCTGGTCCAGTTCCCAGCTCTACCGCGGCCTGGAAACCATCCTCAAGGGCCGCGATCCCCGAGACGCCCAGCACTTCACCCAGCGGGCCTGCGGGGTCTGCACCTACACCCACGCCCTGGCATCCACCCGATGTCTGGACGATGCCGTGGGCGTCGATATTCCCGATAACGCCCGGCTCATCCGCAACTTGGTGATGGGCACCCAGACGTTCGTCGACCACCTGATTCACTTCTACGTGCTGCACGCCCTGGATTGGGTGGACGTAACCAGCGCCCTGAAAGCCGATCCGATCAAGGCGGCCAAGATCGCCAACAATATCTCCCCCCGGCCGACCAGCGCCGAGGACCTGAAGGCCGTTCAGGACAAGCTGACCGCCTTCGTGAACCAAGGACAGTTGGGCATTTTTACCAACGCCGACTTCCTGGGCGGTCATCCGGCCTACTACCTGCCGCCGGAGGTCAACCTGATCGCCACGGCCCACTATCTGGAAGCCCTGCGTCTGCAAATCAAAGGTTCCCGGGCCATGGCAATTTTCGGCGGCAAAGTGCCCCACACCCAGTTCACCATCAGCGGCGGCGTGACGTGTTACGACGCTTTGCGCCCCGAACGCATTGAGGAATATCGCGCTCTGTACAGGGAAACCCGCGATTTCATTGAGCAGGTGTACATCCCGGATCTGCTGGCCGTGGCCTCCTACTACAAGGATTGGGCCGGTATCGGCGGATGCACCAATTATCTGTGCTTCGGGGAATTCCCTCAGGTGGAGAAAGACATCAACTCCCGCTGGTATCCCCAGGGCGTGATCATGAACCGCGATCTGACCAACGTGAAAGATTTCGATCCCGCGGCCATCTACGAACACGTGGCCGCCAGTTGGTACGAAGGCACTGAAGCCCGGCATCCTTACGAAGGCGTGACCGAGCCCAAGTACACCAGCCTGGACGACAAGGAGCGCTATTCCTGGATGAAGGCGCCCCGGTACCAGGACGAATCCATGGAAGTGGGCCCACTGGCCCAGGTGCTGGTGGCCTATGCCAAGGGTCAGCCCGAGGTGAAGGCGGCCGTGGACCTGGTGCTGAACCACCTCGGCGTGGGCGCCGACGCCCTGCACTCCACTCTGGGCCGGACCGCGGCCCGGGGCATCCATGCCCTGACCGTCGTGCAAAAGACCGAGGCCTGGCTGGACGAACTGGCGGAAAACGTGAAGAGAGGTGACACCAAGATCGCCGAAAATCACGAAATGCCGGACGAGGCCGAGGGCGTCGGCTATTGCGACGCACCCCGAGGCGCGCTGAGCCACTGGATCAAGATCAAGGGCGGCAAGATCGAGAACTTCCAACTCGTGGTCCCCTCCACCTGGAACCTGGGGCCGCGCTGTGACAAGGGCAAGTTAGGCCCGGTGGAAGAAGCGCTGATCAACACTCCCATCGCCGATCCCAAGCGCCCCGTGGAACTGCTGCGCACCGTCCACTCCTTCGACCCCTGCATCGCCTGCGGCGTCCACGTCATTGACTCCAAGACCAACCAGGTCCACGAGTTCAAAATCCTCTAA